The Niallia alba genome includes a window with the following:
- a CDS encoding IS4 family transposase, with protein sequence MDKITRKTSFGQWFSPINLQLFEENVKTLKLDFYTKKLTTESFLKLLLFAQLEEVESLHALSDCLFDDQLQKGIDLDSISISQLSRRLNGMNPDLFQKLFLDLVSQIHAKTHNTKLVMPLKIIDSSTLPLNLTNHKWAKFRKTKAGVKLHLRLVFMEKGISYPEKAIMTTAKEHDRGQLEVMVDDKECMYVFDRGYLDYERFDRMTDDGYFFLSRLRKNAVIREVYDFKLPENTSVLSDQMVLIGTTQNRAENYFRLLKVIDSKGNELHLITNRFDLSAEEISKMYKSRWAIELFFKWIKQHLHIKKFYGQSEWAIQNQVFIALIVFCLHVLAQIETKSKRKTLQISRYLRAALWKPAHIWLRKIEGKTIP encoded by the coding sequence ATGGACAAGATTACACGAAAAACTTCATTTGGACAATGGTTTTCACCAATAAATCTTCAATTATTTGAAGAAAACGTGAAAACGTTGAAATTAGATTTCTATACGAAAAAACTAACGACAGAGTCATTTCTAAAATTATTACTTTTTGCGCAGCTAGAAGAAGTCGAAAGTCTGCATGCGCTGAGCGATTGTCTTTTCGATGATCAACTGCAAAAGGGCATTGATCTTGATTCTATCAGTATTTCCCAACTCTCACGCCGTTTAAATGGCATGAATCCAGACTTATTCCAAAAGCTTTTCCTTGATTTAGTTTCACAAATTCATGCCAAAACGCACAACACGAAACTTGTGATGCCATTAAAAATCATTGATTCAAGCACATTGCCTCTCAATTTGACTAATCATAAATGGGCAAAATTCCGCAAAACAAAAGCGGGTGTTAAATTGCACTTACGCCTTGTGTTTATGGAAAAAGGTATATCCTATCCCGAAAAGGCCATTATGACAACGGCCAAAGAACATGACCGCGGTCAGCTTGAAGTAATGGTTGATGACAAGGAATGTATGTATGTGTTTGACCGTGGTTACTTAGACTACGAACGCTTTGATCGGATGACAGATGACGGCTACTTTTTCCTTTCTAGGCTGCGAAAAAACGCAGTCATACGGGAGGTTTACGATTTTAAACTACCCGAGAATACATCTGTTTTGTCGGATCAAATGGTGTTGATTGGTACGACGCAAAACCGTGCCGAAAATTACTTTCGTCTTCTAAAAGTGATTGATTCAAAAGGAAATGAGCTTCATTTAATCACAAATCGTTTTGATTTAAGTGCTGAAGAAATCTCAAAGATGTATAAATCACGCTGGGCGATTGAGTTATTTTTCAAATGGATTAAACAACATCTCCATATCAAAAAGTTTTACGGCCAAAGCGAATGGGCAATTCAGAATCAAGTGTTTATCGCACTTATTGTTTTTTGCCTGCATGTTCTCGCACAAATCGAGACAAAAAGTAAACGAAAAACCCTACAAATTAGCCGATATTTACGGGCAGCTTTGTGGAAACCAGCACATATTTGGCTTCGAAAGATTGAAGGAAAAACCATTCCTTAA
- a CDS encoding IS3 family transposase: MQKGYSISKVLKIIGIPRSTYYYQKNYRVEEKKVSEGRPAPGYSIQEDGQKISDEQIKEFLLEEIAGDCYNYGYRKLTKVLRRKYKLKINKKKVYRICKELGILRPQRQKKVSYPRKLARNRIITRSNQLWEADIKYGFIEGEDRFFFVMSIIDVYDRGIITYHMGLSCTGDDVKQTLKRALLKRQQYDELEKPVIRTDNGPQFISHTFEKFCEDSKIEHERIPPRTPNMNAHIESFHRIFEDDCLSRWQFETYTEAYQEVMNFMEFYNERRMHSSILDLSPKEFYQKQDSLVIKEVRV; this comes from the coding sequence ATTCAAAAAGGCTACTCGATTTCAAAGGTGCTTAAAATCATAGGTATTCCTCGATCCACATACTATTATCAAAAGAATTATCGTGTTGAGGAGAAAAAAGTAAGTGAGGGACGTCCAGCACCAGGTTATTCGATCCAAGAGGACGGTCAAAAGATATCAGACGAACAGATTAAAGAATTTCTACTAGAAGAGATTGCCGGTGATTGCTATAACTATGGTTATCGCAAACTCACTAAGGTCTTAAGGCGAAAATACAAACTTAAAATTAACAAGAAAAAAGTATACCGGATTTGTAAAGAATTGGGCATCTTACGCCCACAGCGCCAAAAGAAAGTCTCATACCCTAGGAAACTAGCAAGAAATCGCATTATTACAAGATCTAATCAGCTATGGGAAGCTGACATTAAATATGGCTTTATCGAAGGTGAGGATCGCTTTTTCTTTGTCATGTCCATCATCGATGTTTATGACAGGGGCATCATTACCTATCATATGGGATTAAGCTGCACTGGAGATGATGTCAAACAGACACTGAAAAGGGCATTATTAAAACGCCAACAATATGATGAATTGGAAAAACCTGTAATCCGAACAGACAATGGACCGCAGTTTATTTCCCATACTTTTGAAAAGTTTTGTGAAGATTCCAAAATTGAGCACGAAAGAATTCCACCAAGAACACCAAATATGAATGCTCATATTGAGTCTTTCCATCGCATTTTTGAGGACGATTGCCTATCCAGATGGCAGTTTGAAACCTACACAGAAGCATATCAAGAAGTCATGAATTTTATGGAGTTCTACAACGAGAGACGTATGCATTCTAGTATACTAGATTTGTCACCAAAGGAATTCTATCAAAAACAAGATTCATTGGTGATCAAGGAGGTTCGGGTGTAA
- a CDS encoding ATP-binding protein, with product MNRVIIPNGCNAIEADYSEQVIEEYRKNPFIEALPSILSTEEAIEKMAIYAEYNSKERMLDKQYRIHLVQRLFQCFQPLWIHLDLESRISRVIRQGYLARNPFRAGYAQSLQEGHRNINGLNNELSNNSVFRTTAAGFTIIGVSGMGKTTAINRILSLYPQVIVHKDYNEIKFSMYQLVWLKLDCPFDSSLRGLALEFFRKVDDLLGTEYHKKFGLGRKTINDMLVIMSQIARNTGLGVLIIDEIQHLSKAKSGGDQKMLNFFVTLVNTIGVPVILVGTPAGLSILQSEFRQARRGSGQGDMIWDRLKNNQNWDLLINALWGYQWTKKQIPLTDDFKNILYEESQGIIDIAVKLYVMAQIEAIMTQREEITPESISQVANKHLQLVKPMIQALKSGNISKIAKFEDISTVDVDFLGFMERERATVDLQMKMEAMKRTQRKKEQEMSISIKEKAILKLLELDFEPNEVQKVVEAIVEKEGNLDINELVVKAIQEMSTSNKRKKKRKEEESSVENDIRHLVIEGRKENKTAYEVLCNGGFIKSHESDFGQTG from the coding sequence ATGAATAGGGTTATTATTCCAAATGGTTGCAATGCTATTGAAGCAGATTATAGTGAACAGGTTATCGAAGAATATAGGAAGAATCCTTTTATTGAAGCACTTCCTTCTATTCTCTCTACAGAAGAAGCCATTGAAAAAATGGCTATATATGCCGAATACAATTCAAAAGAAAGAATGCTAGATAAACAATACCGTATTCATTTAGTACAGAGATTATTTCAATGCTTTCAGCCGTTATGGATACACTTGGATTTGGAAAGCAGAATTTCCAGAGTAATTCGTCAAGGATATTTGGCAAGAAACCCCTTCAGAGCCGGATATGCGCAGAGTTTACAGGAAGGACATCGAAATATCAACGGATTGAACAATGAATTAAGCAACAACAGTGTTTTTAGAACAACTGCAGCAGGATTTACGATAATCGGTGTTAGTGGTATGGGGAAAACAACGGCTATAAATAGAATTTTATCTTTATATCCTCAAGTTATTGTTCATAAAGATTATAACGAAATAAAATTCAGTATGTATCAACTTGTATGGCTTAAACTTGATTGTCCATTTGATTCTTCCTTGAGAGGACTTGCCTTAGAATTTTTCCGTAAGGTAGACGATTTACTGGGGACAGAATATCACAAAAAGTTTGGGCTAGGTAGAAAAACGATAAATGATATGTTGGTGATTATGTCTCAAATAGCAAGAAACACAGGATTGGGTGTTTTAATTATAGACGAGATTCAGCATTTAAGTAAGGCCAAAAGCGGTGGGGATCAAAAAATGCTGAACTTCTTTGTAACGCTAGTTAATACAATTGGAGTTCCAGTTATTTTAGTCGGAACGCCAGCAGGCTTATCTATTTTGCAAAGTGAATTTAGACAGGCCAGACGGGGCAGTGGCCAAGGAGATATGATTTGGGATAGGTTGAAAAACAACCAAAACTGGGATTTATTGATTAATGCACTTTGGGGATATCAATGGACAAAGAAGCAGATTCCTTTAACAGATGATTTTAAAAATATCCTGTATGAAGAAAGCCAAGGTATTATTGATATCGCAGTAAAACTCTACGTAATGGCTCAAATTGAGGCCATTATGACGCAAAGGGAAGAAATAACTCCAGAATCAATTAGTCAGGTGGCTAATAAGCATTTACAACTAGTTAAGCCAATGATTCAGGCTTTGAAATCAGGTAACATAAGTAAGATTGCCAAGTTCGAGGATATCAGTACAGTAGACGTAGACTTTTTAGGGTTTATGGAAAGGGAAAGGGCTACTGTTGATTTACAAATGAAAATGGAGGCCATGAAAAGAACGCAAAGGAAAAAAGAACAAGAAATGAGTATATCCATAAAAGAAAAAGCAATTTTGAAACTTTTAGAATTGGATTTTGAACCAAATGAGGTTCAAAAAGTTGTAGAGGCAATTGTTGAAAAAGAGGGGAATTTGGATATCAATGAACTTGTTGTGAAAGCCATTCAGGAAATGTCCACATCAAATAAACGAAAGAAAAAGCGAAAGGAAGAGGAATCTTCTGTAGAGAATGATATAAGACACTTGGTTATTGAAGGACGAAAAGAAAATAAGACAGCCTATGAAGTGCTTTGTAATGGTGGGTTTATTAAAAGTCATGAAAGCGATTTTGGTCAGACAGGATGA
- a CDS encoding STAS domain-containing protein, translating to MGKNNELHAFLLNKASQLTEEWYNSLDKNDPTGVYSSSDPKVIKTLKEQNFEFHLNLCEIFIEEDALMLQKFNTWVQKVARDKEHLNTPIHFIIREFIRVRKQYLEFIEEFVSENEGDIDNQIEKWNEMIIDAFDFAILQFSEETHKYSSSQLEAQQEMINELSSPIITLNNDMALLPLVGDIDTARAKFIIESTLNQCADKGITDLFIDLSGVVMVDTLVAQRIFHLIEALRLIGVTTIISGIRPEIAQTAVQLGLSFNNIITKSTLSQAITFKTEKSIVSRQM from the coding sequence ATGGGGAAAAATAATGAATTACATGCTTTTTTATTAAACAAAGCGTCCCAATTAACAGAAGAATGGTATAACTCTTTAGATAAAAACGATCCTACAGGAGTTTATTCATCTTCAGATCCAAAAGTAATAAAAACATTAAAAGAACAGAATTTTGAATTTCATTTAAATTTATGTGAGATCTTCATTGAAGAAGATGCACTAATGCTCCAAAAGTTTAATACTTGGGTTCAAAAGGTCGCAAGGGACAAAGAGCATTTAAACACTCCAATACATTTTATTATTAGAGAATTCATAAGGGTTAGGAAACAGTATCTTGAATTTATTGAAGAATTTGTCTCTGAAAATGAAGGGGATATTGATAATCAAATAGAAAAGTGGAATGAAATGATCATTGATGCTTTTGATTTTGCGATACTTCAATTTTCGGAAGAGACTCACAAATATTCAAGTAGCCAATTGGAAGCACAACAAGAAATGATTAATGAATTAAGTTCGCCTATTATTACTTTAAATAATGACATGGCTTTATTACCATTAGTTGGGGATATTGATACTGCAAGAGCAAAATTCATTATTGAAAGCACATTAAATCAATGTGCTGATAAAGGTATCACTGACCTATTTATAGATTTATCAGGTGTAGTAATGGTTGATACCCTCGTAGCACAAAGAATTTTTCATTTGATAGAGGCTCTAAGACTTATAGGAGTGACGACAATCATATCGGGCATAAGACCAGAAATTGCACAAACTGCTGTACAACTAGGGCTCTCCTTTAACAACATTATCACAAAATCAACCCTTTCACAGGCAATTACATTTAAGACTGAAAAATCGATAGTAAGTAGGCAAATGTGA
- a CDS encoding methyl-accepting chemotaxis protein, with product MAISSSINISTQILDKTSILAAQESNLAMIEFNLNREVIWVNENFSKTLGYTVNEMKNMQHKQFCTVEFRNSREYEELWENLGKGEKFQQKIQRIGKAGNLLWLEATYIPILNEEGKVDAVLKIATDITERENNTIKIISQLKDMPIELVNMVVENSKEKLHAVESLKKQTDLITEITKIIRNISTQTNVLALNAAIEAARVGEHGRGFKVVADEVRKLAGNVDDAIKNVNTNVENITREVEKVSKITDDLQKVILVTQSRFNKVIEEFEGVAR from the coding sequence ATGGCCATTTCTTCAAGTATTAATATAAGCACTCAAATTTTAGATAAAACATCTATTTTAGCCGCACAAGAGTCAAATCTAGCCATGATAGAATTTAATTTAAATAGAGAAGTTATTTGGGTAAATGAAAATTTCTCAAAAACTTTGGGATATACAGTTAATGAAATGAAAAATATGCAACATAAACAATTTTGTACTGTTGAATTCAGAAACAGCAGAGAATATGAAGAATTATGGGAAAACCTTGGAAAAGGGGAAAAGTTTCAACAAAAGATTCAAAGGATCGGTAAAGCAGGCAATTTACTTTGGTTAGAAGCCACCTATATTCCAATTTTAAATGAGGAGGGAAAAGTTGATGCTGTTCTTAAAATAGCAACCGATATTACAGAACGTGAAAATAACACGATAAAAATCATTTCTCAATTAAAGGATATGCCAATAGAATTAGTAAATATGGTTGTTGAAAATTCTAAAGAAAAACTCCATGCAGTTGAATCACTAAAGAAACAGACTGATTTAATAACTGAAATAACTAAAATCATACGCAATATTTCTACACAAACGAATGTGTTGGCATTAAATGCTGCTATCGAAGCAGCGCGTGTGGGAGAGCATGGACGAGGTTTTAAAGTTGTGGCTGATGAAGTACGAAAATTGGCTGGCAATGTTGATGATGCCATTAAAAATGTGAATACGAATGTAGAAAATATTACAAGAGAAGTAGAAAAGGTTAGCAAAATAACAGATGACTTACAAAAAGTAATCTTAGTAACCCAATCCAGATTTAACAAGGTTATAGAAGAATTTGAAGGTGTTGCTAGATAA
- a CDS encoding transposase: MKRIKHSKEFKLQVIKEAQDTGKNTLVARRYDLNPNMVSRWVREYKDGKFGEVDVAVLPDIDSKELSKENEKLKMLLGEKDLEIAILRDLIKKKNPHLLKSMK; this comes from the coding sequence ATGAAACGAATAAAACATTCTAAAGAATTTAAATTACAAGTCATCAAGGAAGCCCAAGACACAGGGAAGAATACCCTTGTAGCTCGCCGGTATGATCTGAATCCCAATATGGTTAGTCGCTGGGTTCGTGAATACAAAGATGGTAAATTTGGTGAAGTAGATGTGGCTGTGCTGCCAGATATAGACTCCAAAGAATTATCCAAAGAAAATGAAAAACTTAAAATGTTATTAGGTGAAAAAGACCTTGAAATAGCGATCCTGAGGGATCTTATAAAAAAGAAAAACCCTCACTTGCTGAAAAGCATGAAGTAG
- a CDS encoding tyrosine-type recombinase/integrase — protein MEINSVTFSQAIEGFKNYLIEKNRSSNTIKSYVQDLHFLESWLSDIHSNPIMVHAITKTDIKDFEREIKLDSSLSPATINRRLVAIKKWADFLVESKFSPVNLSDEITIKKVQKQNTIRWLTRQEVGRLLHAIELTKHSNFQKGLLHETLVILLVNLGLRIDEACSLTKSSVSFRNGIINVIGKGDKHRVVPLTEKTKAHIQMWLEKREKDSDYILISSKSNRLSARAAQHILKKYSNQLGKEITPHSLRHTYCKQLANSGVGLQSIAELAGHSSMDTTRIYVTPSIKELQTALKKTEF, from the coding sequence ATGGAAATCAATTCGGTAACTTTTTCCCAAGCGATTGAAGGATTTAAAAACTATTTAATTGAAAAAAACAGAAGCAGTAATACCATTAAAAGTTATGTACAGGATTTACACTTCTTGGAGAGTTGGTTGTCTGATATACACTCTAATCCGATCATGGTTCATGCCATAACGAAAACTGACATAAAAGATTTCGAGCGTGAGATTAAATTGGATTCTTCTTTATCTCCAGCAACTATTAACCGAAGACTAGTAGCAATTAAGAAGTGGGCTGATTTTTTAGTTGAATCCAAATTCTCACCAGTAAACTTAAGTGATGAGATTACAATTAAAAAGGTCCAAAAACAGAATACCATTCGTTGGTTAACGAGACAAGAGGTGGGGCGATTATTACATGCAATAGAATTGACAAAACACAGTAACTTTCAAAAGGGATTATTACATGAAACACTAGTCATCCTTCTTGTAAATCTTGGTCTAAGGATTGATGAGGCATGTTCCTTAACTAAGTCCTCCGTTTCTTTTCGCAACGGTATAATAAATGTGATCGGTAAAGGTGATAAACACAGAGTAGTTCCTTTAACAGAAAAAACAAAAGCACATATTCAAATGTGGCTAGAAAAAAGAGAAAAGGATTCAGATTACATTTTGATCAGTAGTAAAAGTAATCGATTAAGTGCTAGAGCAGCGCAGCATATTCTGAAAAAGTATAGCAATCAACTAGGGAAAGAAATTACGCCCCATTCACTAAGACACACATATTGTAAGCAACTTGCAAATAGTGGTGTAGGTCTTCAAAGTATTGCGGAATTGGCCGGGCATTCCTCAATGGATACCACACGTATTTATGTTACACCGTCAATAAAAGAACTTCAGACTGCTTTAAAGAAAACAGAATTTTAA
- a CDS encoding TOTE conflict system archaeo-eukaryotic primase domain-containing protein, which yields MNDIDQVIEKMKQLFITVRYKYIKLNEDGSYHTFNIYNNDKHVRLNDGFLKSHILQQSTYGIFCRKTHTKFVTFDVDVPVIPEAKKVVLALYESLNTLGIPSDKIFTSWSGTKGYHVDIYFSEEIPYNSMKVLFNAAVSTAYNLLDGKINGKIELRPTPTQGLKLPLSINYKNKDKRINICWYVDVQNNFTTIQSLDYFLNIEPICVDIVNDLISDLQEDEEESPISKSDTKKIEGNANANFDLSEETLKSLADLYENGLRKPSTRNEVTCKLAVYFNTLRENKHDCEQKLRIWMKGQNRAFYKTPLEECYKEITRIVNLVYKKNVVLTKGVTKIVISRSEMLTLYQYPKKFHKTIFTLFIHLKRFADLNNEFFMTYEQIALAAKCSVKTAINHIKLLEQDNIIRVTRSPIYLRGNKPESHPNIYELNLNWLNADKEVSISVGADNVKSYHDIRIKLILELFPNNEWWNIGELLNKALEK from the coding sequence ATGAACGATATAGATCAAGTTATTGAAAAGATGAAGCAGTTGTTTATTACGGTTAGATACAAATATATCAAACTTAACGAAGATGGTAGTTACCATACATTCAATATATATAATAACGACAAACATGTAAGACTTAATGATGGATTTTTGAAATCCCATATACTGCAACAAAGCACTTACGGCATTTTTTGCAGGAAAACACATACAAAATTTGTCACTTTCGATGTGGATGTTCCAGTTATACCAGAGGCTAAAAAAGTAGTATTGGCTCTCTATGAATCTTTAAACACACTCGGAATACCTTCAGACAAAATTTTCACTAGTTGGAGCGGTACAAAGGGATATCACGTTGACATTTATTTTTCAGAGGAAATCCCTTACAACTCAATGAAAGTACTTTTTAATGCAGCAGTTTCAACAGCATATAACTTATTAGATGGAAAAATAAATGGGAAAATTGAACTTCGACCAACACCTACTCAAGGGTTGAAACTTCCTCTCAGCATTAATTACAAAAATAAGGATAAAAGGATTAATATCTGCTGGTATGTAGACGTGCAAAATAATTTTACTACTATCCAATCGTTAGATTACTTCTTAAATATTGAACCCATATGCGTTGATATCGTAAATGATTTAATATCGGATTTACAAGAAGATGAAGAGGAGTCACCAATTAGCAAAAGTGATACTAAAAAAATTGAGGGTAATGCTAATGCGAATTTTGATTTATCGGAGGAAACACTAAAATCACTAGCAGATTTGTATGAAAATGGCCTGAGAAAACCAAGTACTAGAAATGAAGTTACTTGTAAATTAGCGGTGTATTTTAATACATTAAGGGAAAACAAACATGATTGTGAACAAAAATTAAGAATTTGGATGAAGGGTCAGAATAGAGCATTTTATAAAACCCCACTTGAAGAATGTTATAAAGAAATAACTAGAATTGTTAATTTAGTTTATAAAAAAAACGTTGTGCTTACCAAAGGAGTAACAAAGATAGTTATATCCAGAAGTGAAATGCTAACATTATATCAGTATCCTAAAAAATTCCATAAAACGATTTTTACTTTGTTTATTCACTTAAAACGATTTGCAGATTTAAACAATGAGTTTTTTATGACTTATGAACAAATTGCATTGGCTGCGAAATGTTCTGTTAAAACTGCCATTAACCATATTAAATTACTTGAGCAAGACAATATAATTAGGGTAACAAGATCACCAATATATTTAAGAGGAAACAAACCTGAAAGCCATCCAAATATTTATGAACTCAATCTTAATTGGCTAAATGCAGACAAGGAAGTTTCCATTAGTGTGGGAGCAGATAATGTGAAGTCCTATCATGATATAAGAATTAAACTCATTTTAGAGTTATTCCCTAATAATGAATGGTGGAATATCGGTGAGTTATTGAATAAAGCACTAGAAAAATAA
- a CDS encoding TnsD family Tn7-like transposition protein, translated as MMTFFPVPYKDELLYSVLARYHIRSGNVSNKATQKDIYGTDSITAIMDLPSHISRIMENLPVGHHYTPEYLITNHTLYPFYSAFLPSEHATKVKESMIGDKGGSIYNKIGLMASSIKLYQYFKFCPQCVEEDLYNLGELYWHRIHQIPGVLVCLEHKMPLYDSQVSIRGYNKHDYRLATIENCRINTSDLQYSDNIMEKAINIAEDIEFLLNNKMKNKRSDWFRVQYLSKLKELGFANVNGKIKQKELLNSFLDFYEHGFLEKLQSDIGNNNNWLSDMLWRKNRTSHPIRHLLFIRFLGISISDLFNKKIEYKPFGDKPWPCLNPVADHYLRPVITDIEIEYGAESKGPIGLFRCDCGYVYLRTGPDHEEKDRYKLTKVKNFGSVWETKLEELTNKRFSLRDTARQLQVDPATVKKYAKKLGLKTYWTKRGQEEKKRTNTIEQCSVINNKEKNRRDWLNLRKQYPIKSKTELRQVNNRVFTWLYRNDRDWLNQNSPRLKSTIHDSHRVNWGDRDEGILEIVKVAITEMLSIDGKPKRITVSSIGSMLGIRPLLEKHLDKLPKTKEYMVEHTEGIRDFQVRRLQWAVQELREEGQDLSLWRIYRKAGIRENFQKELQEEAIKLVAKENDLYPCVDK; from the coding sequence ATGATGACCTTCTTCCCTGTACCATATAAAGACGAACTTTTATACAGCGTTTTGGCTAGATACCATATTCGTAGTGGAAATGTCAGTAACAAAGCCACACAAAAGGATATATACGGTACGGACAGTATCACAGCAATAATGGATTTGCCTTCTCATATCAGCCGTATAATGGAAAACCTTCCTGTGGGGCATCATTATACACCCGAATATTTAATTACAAATCATACCCTATATCCATTCTATTCCGCCTTCCTGCCTTCTGAACATGCTACTAAGGTTAAAGAATCTATGATTGGGGATAAAGGGGGTAGTATATATAATAAAATTGGTTTGATGGCAAGTTCAATTAAGTTGTATCAGTACTTTAAATTTTGTCCTCAATGTGTTGAAGAAGATTTATATAATCTTGGGGAATTGTATTGGCATAGAATCCATCAAATACCGGGAGTTCTTGTTTGTCTAGAGCATAAGATGCCACTGTATGATAGTCAAGTTTCTATTAGAGGTTATAACAAACATGATTATAGATTAGCCACTATTGAAAATTGCAGAATAAATACCTCGGATTTACAGTATTCTGATAATATCATGGAAAAGGCAATCAATATTGCAGAAGATATTGAGTTCCTTTTAAATAATAAGATGAAAAACAAACGTTCGGATTGGTTTAGAGTGCAGTATTTAAGTAAATTAAAAGAACTTGGTTTTGCAAATGTAAACGGTAAAATAAAGCAAAAAGAATTATTAAATTCTTTCTTAGACTTTTATGAACATGGATTTCTGGAGAAACTGCAATCAGATATCGGTAATAATAATAATTGGTTGAGTGATATGCTTTGGAGAAAAAATAGAACAAGCCATCCTATAAGACACCTATTATTTATACGGTTTCTCGGAATTTCAATTTCAGACCTTTTCAACAAGAAAATCGAATATAAACCGTTTGGGGATAAACCGTGGCCTTGTTTAAATCCTGTTGCTGACCATTATCTTAGACCTGTTATTACTGATATAGAAATAGAGTATGGGGCTGAAAGTAAAGGTCCGATAGGGCTCTTTAGGTGTGATTGCGGTTATGTTTACCTCAGAACAGGCCCTGATCATGAAGAAAAGGACAGATACAAATTAACAAAGGTAAAGAACTTCGGGTCTGTGTGGGAAACTAAATTAGAAGAATTGACTAATAAAAGATTTAGTTTAAGAGATACAGCCCGGCAATTGCAGGTAGACCCAGCCACAGTCAAAAAATATGCTAAGAAGTTAGGTTTAAAGACATACTGGACAAAAAGGGGTCAGGAAGAAAAAAAACGTACGAATACCATTGAGCAATGCTCTGTTATTAATAATAAAGAAAAAAACAGACGAGATTGGTTAAATTTGAGAAAACAGTACCCAATTAAGAGTAAAACGGAATTACGTCAAGTTAACAATAGAGTTTTTACATGGTTGTACCGAAATGACAGGGACTGGCTTAATCAGAACTCCCCTAGGTTAAAATCAACAATACATGATAGTCACAGGGTTAACTGGGGGGATAGGGACGAGGGAATTTTGGAAATTGTAAAAGTAGCAATTACTGAAATGTTGTCTATTGACGGAAAACCTAAACGGATTACGGTAAGTTCAATAGGGAGTATGCTAGGCATTAGACCGTTATTAGAAAAACATCTTGATAAACTGCCAAAGACAAAAGAATACATGGTGGAGCATACTGAAGGTATTAGAGACTTTCAAGTTAGACGGTTACAATGGGCAGTTCAAGAGTTACGGGAAGAGGGACAGGATTTGTCTTTATGGAGAATTTATCGAAAGGCTGGAATCAGGGAAAACTTCCAGAAGGAACTTCAGGAAGAAGCAATAAAATTAGTTGCTAAAGAGAATGACCTGTACCCATGTGTGGATAAATAA